A region from the Aegilops tauschii subsp. strangulata cultivar AL8/78 chromosome 5, Aet v6.0, whole genome shotgun sequence genome encodes:
- the LOC120964896 gene encoding uncharacterized protein: MAQSRTTAVALLLIAVLVAAASVPAATAFGCYDDCYERCANGAKEDPACTKMCGEACGVGGKGAGAAGGAPAA, encoded by the coding sequence ATGGCCCAGAGCAGGACCACCGCCGTCGCGCTGCTCCTGATCGCCGTCCTGGTGGCGGCCGCGTCGGTGCCGGCGGCGACCGCCTTCGGCTGCTACGACGACTGCTACGAGCGCTGCGCCAACGGCGCCAAGGAGGACCCAGCCTGCACCAAGATGTGCGGCGAGGCATGCGGCGTCGGCGGCAAAGGCGCCGGCGCCGCCGGCGGCGCGCCCGCCGCTTGA
- the LOC141022424 gene encoding serine/threonine-protein phosphatase 7 long form homolog: MRCPLICNWAVELHLPHRVFRQFGLFQPHPPEWEDTDKLLHALDRKKQRKIKDWANHHRKYVVQFALSVEQARARKRAHLREHCPIAFNNYLTWFLASTRVKVCQPAYAEEILEEPTVFDEVAQHQYNALVRKGNSVMPSAPMMNFVRA, encoded by the exons ATGcggtgcccactgatatgcaactgggcggttgagcttcacctgccacatcgggtgttccgccagtttggtttgttccagccacacccgccagaGTGGGAGGACACGGACAAGTTGCTACACGC GTTGGATAGGAAAAAGCAGCGGAAGATCAAGGATTGGGCCAACCATCACAGGAAGTATGTCGTGCAGTTCGCTCTTAGTGTGGAGCAAGCAAGGGCTAGAAAACGAGCCCATCTTCGTGAGCACTGCCCGATCGCGTTCAACAACTATCTCACATGGTTTCTTGCAAGTACCCGCGTGAAGGTATGCCAGCCGGCGTATGCTGAGGAGATTCTGGAAGAACCCACCGTTTTTGATGAGGTAGCCCAGCACCAGTACAACGCATTAGTCAGGAAAGGCAACTCAGTGATGCCTTCAGCTCCAATGATGAACTTTGTG cgtgcctag